The genomic window ttttaatgcattttaacTGTCAtctatttttaagagaacaaGTTTTTAAGAATGCAGACAGTCTGACACGTGGAAGTTTATAGTTAACTACTTCCTACCAACATAGTTAATGATGAAAaccaaaataacttaaaaaaaaagaagtttattcatatttgtaaaacccatataaaatattattgaatATTCCATTTCTTCAttgctatttttaaattttgataaataaaaaaaatttagatatagGATCGAAACATGTGATTTTTTAGGTCATTACTTTAATCAGCTCAACTTTATTCTttgtagtttaatttaattaaattattaaaactctaaaataattaaattaagtttttaaatttaaaaaaaaaattaggtacatGAAATtgaagatataatattcttttgtggtggatgtaaTAAACCTTTAGATATCTCATTAGTCTAACCGTTTATGAAAGATTTAACATGTGTCTAATGGTCGTTACAACTTTTATATGAATCATTatattataaatgttatattaaaatccttgaaagatttagaatgctagaagcatgTAAAAATTTTTGGGAAACTGTTCAATACGtttgaataaatatttatataaattgaaattcttgtgaaataACAAATTGATATAAGATTACACATGCATAATATGTTTGATGCATTAAATTTTGGAAATATTAACCGTTATCATTTGATtaaaattgaaaactgaaaattaaaaattgaaaagatataataactaaaaataatcaaattaagatataaaaattaaatttataataaatacaaatagggagagtaataacaaaatttaacctttaatttaataaCCAAAAAGCAGATAAAGACATtgtcaatatttatttatttttcatcacaCTCCAACTCTAGAGACAAAATCAAGCAAAATGTTAAAAGGGGACCCATAAAATCCATAAAATTTATTGGCCTACTTCTAAACAAATCAACCAATGGTGCTTCAAAGTCTTCTTAGTTTAGGTTCATTTCTCCCCCACTGATTCCCTTTGTGTATGAAGTCATACCCATTTCCATCATTTGGACCAACTCTCTTCAGCAAATTAACTTACTCAAATTAGATTCGAATTAAGTTTCATATCTCtctatcattttctttttttctattctatTTATAATAGTAACGATttgacattttaaattttaattttagcatCCAAAATCAATCttaatctcgaatcactttaaattttggttaaaaaaaagTACCAATTAAACCAAATACAATGGTAAAGTCTAGTAAAAGTCAATGAAATGTGTAGATCAGTAAATATTGAAAACCAGAAATAGTGAGATGATCATATGATAGGAAAAGCTGAGGATTTTGAATTACCTTACCAACCCTCGTTTTATTTGCATAATTGTAGTTGTATGATAGTCAGTCAAGTTTAGGGTGAGAAATCAGGGAAAACGCCAAAAACGAAGGGAGAGAAGAGAATTTTTTGTAATATGACAATAGGGCAACCTTTTTTTCCCCCCAAGTGTTCTTCTTTTTTGATTGTTTGGGGACAGCTTTATTCAAGGCCTTGCTTAACGGCTAAAACTACCCAACTGGAATCCCGTAAAACCTGAAATCACGAAGCATGGACGACAGTCGGCCCTaccttgttttttaatttaatcgcGCCATCGAGCATGGCTTTACTCCCCTCTATAAAACCCCCCCACGCCCATTCCTTCCCTCTCAAGCTCAAACCCTTTCCCTCCCTCTTATTACAAAACACCACCCTCAAAGCCACAATGCCACTCCCTTCCCTTTCTCTCCTCTTCCTCTTCACTTCTCTCCTAATCCCCTCTCCCATTTCCTCTTCCCCTGTTCAAGACCCTGAACTTGTTGTCGAAGATGTGCATAGGTAAATAAACTGCGATCCCATTTTTATGTCATGGTGTCTAAATTGTCACATTTTGTGTAgaaataacattttattattactGTTGTTGTTGTTGGGGCAGGGCCATCAATGCGTCTAGGAGGAACCTTGGATATCTATCCTGCGGCACCGGCAACCCCATTGATGACTGCTGGCGATGTGACCCTAACTGGGAGAAGAACCGCCAGAGGCTAGCAGACTGTGCAATTGGGTTCGGCAAGAATGCCATTGGTGGAAGAGATGGTAAGATTTATGTTGTCACTGACTCGAGTGACAATGATGCCGTGAACCCCAAACCGGGAACTTTACGACATGCCGTGATTCAAGATGAACCGTTGTGGATCATTTTTGCCCGGGACATGACCATCCGGTTGAAGGAGGAACTAATCATGAACTCGttcaagaccatcgatgggcgtGGTGCCAGTGTTCACATTGCAGGGGGTCCTTGTATAACCATTCAGTATGTGACCAACATTATCATTCATGGACTCAACATCCATGACTGCAAGCAAGGAGGGAATGCTATGGTGAGGGACTCCCCACGGCATTACGGTTGGCGAACCATATCGGATGGGGATGGTGTGTCTATCTTCGGTGGTAGCCATGTTTGGGTGGATCATAACTCCTTGTCCAACTGCAATGATGGTCTGGTTGATGCCATTCATGGGTCCACCGCAATCACCATCTCAAACAACTACATGACTCACCATGATAAAGTCATGCTTTTGGGGCACAGTGATTCCTATACTCAAGACAAGAACATGCAAGTCACTATAGCCTTTAATCACTTTGGTGAAGGGCTTGTTCAAAGAATGCCAAGGTAAACAATCTCATACTCAAATATCCAAAAAGTTTAAGATTCGAATCCCAGTGtcctaatttttgttttttgtatTTACAGATGTAGACATGGGTATTTCCATGTGGTTAACAATGACTACACCCATTGGGAAATGTATGCCATTGGAGGAAGTGCAAACCCAACTATTAATAGCCAAGGCAACAGATTTACAGCACCAAACGATAGATTCAGCAAAGAGGTAAAAACCCATTAATTAACAATATCTGAAcacagtttttatttatttatttatttcatttacagTAAAATTTTGATTACTTTTCATGCAGGTGACCAAGCATGAAGATGCACCAGAGAGTGACTGGAAGAGCTGGAATTGGAGATCGGAAGGCGACCTGATGGTGAACGGTGCATTTTTCACGGCGTCGGGTGCCGGTGCCTCGTCGAGCTATTCCAAGGCTTCGAGCTTGGGTGCTAGGCCATCTTCACTGGTGGCAACCATAACCACTAATGCTGGTTCACTTAATTGCAAGAAAGGTTCTCGTTGCTGATTGAGACATATATGATCCAAAACGTACGACACTTCGTTAATTACCAAGTGGTCGAAAATGGTGTTTGACTGCAAATTAAATTCAGTTtttagaaggaaaaagaaaatgaagaaggtGAAGGTGAAGAAAAGTCTACCAATAGGATTAATTTAATCGGCTTTTCCCCCTCCCctcccctcttttttttttcctttgtttgtTCATTCAACAGTGAATCTGTGATGATTATTACAACCTCGGCCTGTTTCTCTTAGAACATCTAGGGATTCTGTTATAGAGTCTTGATGAACTTTGAGAAAGCAAGTGTAGATGTGTTGATATATGTATACTAAAATTCCAAGTTTACgtttatttattttccattaaCATCTCTTTTCAATCCCTTTATCATAATTACGAACTGAGCTTAAAAATAATGAAACGAAGAATTGAAAGGGTACATTGATGGATTAAATTTGAGTGAGAAGGAAAGTTGAACGACCACTCGTATAAAAAGTATAGTTAAATTGGCTCCACCACACCACTAAATCATCATCGGTTCTTTacaaagtaaaacaaaattttcaaacatgggATTCCACTCAAAGCCATCCACATAAATCCACACAATTCGTCGGCAATTAGTCCTCATTCACCCCTGCATAAATCACGGTATAATCGTTGAGAATTgagattatataaatatatttttcttgagTTTAAATTCAATACAGAATAGATATCACTTGTTTCAGCTAATTCGGATTAAACTCATTTATCAAGTTAAACACATTCAATTTTAAACATGATTATTCTTGTAAACTACTTGAATTAAGTATTTGTATCTAAATTCGACTTTTTCAAGTCAAAACAATATGCGGCTCACTTGTTCAAAGCTTGAAATTGGTAATAAGTTATAATGGAGATGTTTGACAAAAGTGACTAAGCTTTCCAAGTTCAACAagtcattttctttattaatGAGGAGCTTAGACACCCCAACTCCCGGATTCATCATACACTAGCCCTTGCACATGCAGACCTTGAATGGTGAACAGTGGAACCGGCCTCTCCTTGCCATGCATACATCGTATAGGATATCATACGTGTATATATGATCAAGTGTTCAAATATGGAAGGGCTCTAGGGTACATTTGGCCCTGCTGTCAGATCACACTTTCAGATTCTCATTTGGTCGGCTAGGGATCGTATTCTCTATGTATCAGATAACATAGATGTAGCGAGAGTATATATGATGCAAAAAAACAGAGCCATGGCTGCCTTGAAACTTGAAAGAAATGGGACCCCTTTGGTCCAATTGGGTGAGAAGAGTATTTCCAACAATATTAACAAGGTGAGTGGTTCTCAAGCAGGGACATGGATTGGAACTGCTTTCCCCACAATGGGTCTCTTTCTGTGCTAAATACAGACAGCAGCATGATGTTGCATATAGACATCACCTTCCTAACCAAAGCCAGGACCATCTTTTCTCTCCAGAAAGTATGGTATTTCACCATTACTCATTCATGTCCGATGCTTAccaacaattttttaaaaatgtaaaataatgtaTGTAACTTCACTTTATGATCATCAAACATAGCATGTGAATAtaccaaaaaggaaaaaagaaagtgcATAATATGTTAACGTGACAAGTGTTAGGAGGGATGTTTATATCATTTGACCAGCTTGAAAAAAATTCAGATTCGGTTTAGAGGTTTATTAGAAGAAAATCTTCCAAGTTGGATTTGTGATTAATTtggataaatatatatacgtaatcAAGGGTAGCCAAGggccctaaaatggaaaatttttcatttatgtcctttaatttttttaaaaattttaaattaacaaaagtaaaattacactttgacctccTTTAAAAACGATAAAAATTATAGATGATTAATATGGTGAAGTTGcatatttactatcataaaaattaaaatttaattctaatcCTCAAAAATTTTTCTGCCTTCACCCTTTTACGTAATAATATACCATTATTCAGATTAGGTTTGGTGTTGAATATTAAAGGATTATTTTGGTGATGCACAAGTTATGGACCCGACCATGTGGGAGAAGATTAGTGCGTAGGGGAGTCTAATTGGATGGCGACTACAATTAGCCTATCAAAGATGACACGTCAATTTGTatccaaaataaaagaaaaagaagagaagagaagagacaTCAAATAGAGCATTTTTGGACCATAAAAAATTCCTTGTAGGGGGTGGAATCAAAATTGGGTGACATTGCCATAGATTTTCTAAGATTCGAATGAGTAGATAT from Gossypium hirsutum isolate 1008001.06 chromosome D12, Gossypium_hirsutum_v2.1, whole genome shotgun sequence includes these protein-coding regions:
- the LOC107946592 gene encoding probable pectate lyase 5; the encoded protein is MALLPSIKPPHAHSFPLKLKPFPSLLLQNTTLKATMPLPSLSLLFLFTSLLIPSPISSSPVQDPELVVEDVHRAINASRRNLGYLSCGTGNPIDDCWRCDPNWEKNRQRLADCAIGFGKNAIGGRDGKIYVVTDSSDNDAVNPKPGTLRHAVIQDEPLWIIFARDMTIRLKEELIMNSFKTIDGRGASVHIAGGPCITIQYVTNIIIHGLNIHDCKQGGNAMVRDSPRHYGWRTISDGDGVSIFGGSHVWVDHNSLSNCNDGLVDAIHGSTAITISNNYMTHHDKVMLLGHSDSYTQDKNMQVTIAFNHFGEGLVQRMPRCRHGYFHVVNNDYTHWEMYAIGGSANPTINSQGNRFTAPNDRFSKEVTKHEDAPESDWKSWNWRSEGDLMVNGAFFTASGAGASSSYSKASSLGARPSSLVATITTNAGSLNCKKGSRC